One window from the genome of Nicotiana tomentosiformis chromosome 5, ASM39032v3, whole genome shotgun sequence encodes:
- the LOC104094721 gene encoding pectinesterase-like: MGVKKLAIASVASILLVACVVAAAISFTKRNEDHSSNSTDSHLSTSTKSVQAICQPTDYKETCEKSLANAKNINDPKELIKVAFNATINDLSNVIKNSASLIDEAKKDPRTKDALQTCQGLLDVAIDDLTRSFDKFDKFEVSKIKDYTDDLKTWLSSAITYQETCLDAFENTTGDTGEKMKKLLKNAGELTSNGLAMVSSFGEVVANLNIPGVNRRLLDAHERMLSDSLKPNVIVAIDGSGQYKSINEALNAVPKKNTQKYVIFIKAGVYNEHVEIPRKMNNIIFIGEGPTKTKITGSLNYADGTGTFKTATFAVNGDYFMAKDIGFENTAGPVKHQAVALRVSGDMAIFHNCQIDGYQDTLYVHSYRQFFRDCTITGTIDFIFGDAAAVFQNCQMIVRKPMDNQACMVTAQGRKDHRGVGGIVMQNCQIKAEHDFLAAQPPIKAYLGRPWKEFSRTIIMQSEIDGFIAPEGWSPWVGNFALDTLFYAEYQNRGPGSITYSRVNWKGYQKTIAPQVAAQFTPAVFIMGDEWVKLSGVPYEPGMIRV, from the exons ATGGGGGTGAAGAAACTAGCCATTGCTAGTGTTGCTTCAATTCTTCTAGTGGCTTGTGTGGTGGCAGCAGCCATCTCATTCACAAAGAGGAATGAAGATCATTCATCCAATTCTACTGATTCTCACCTTTCAACTTCTACCAAGTCTGTCCAAGCTATTTGTCAACCCACTGATTACAAAGAAACTTGTGAAAAAAGTCTTGCCAATGCTAAGAACATCAACGATCCAAAAGAACTCATTAAAGTGGCGTTTAACGCCACAATCAACGATCTCTCTAACGTTATAAAAAATTCTGCTTCGTTGATTGATGAAGCTAAGAAAGATCCTAGGACAAAAGACGCGTTACAAACGTGCCAAGGTCTTCTTGATGTTGCAATTGATGATCTTACGAGGTCTTTTGACAAATTTGACAAATTTGAGGTCAGTAAAATCAAGGATTACACCGATGACTTAAAAACGTGGCTCAGTAGTGCCATTACTTATCAAGAAACATGTTTGGACGCTTTTGAGAACACGACTGGTGATACTGGTGAGAAAATGAAAAAACTTTTGAAAAATGCAGGGGAACTCACGAGCAATGGTTTAGCTATGGTTTCGAGTTTTGGTGAAGTTGTAGCCAACTTGAATATCCCTGGTGTAAACCGACGATTATTAGACGCCCACGAAAGGATGCTCTCTGATTCCCTTAAGCCAAATGTTATAGTTGCAATTGATGGAAGTGGACAATATAAGTCTATAAATGAGGCACTTAATGCTGTGCCTAAAAAGAATACTCAAAAATATGTCATTTTTATTAAGGCTGGTGTTTACAATGAGCATGTTGAAATTCCAAGGAAAATGAACAACATAATATTTATTGGTGAAGGCCCAACCAAGACTAAAATTACTGGTAGCTTGAACTATGCTGATGGCACTGGCACTTTTAAAACCGCCACATTTG CTGTCAATGGAGATTATTTCATGGCTAAAGATATCGGATTCGAGAACACAGCAGGACCAGTGAAGCACCAAGCCGTTGCACTTCGTGTCTCGGGAGACATGGCCATTTTCCACAACTGTCAAATCGATGGTTATCAAGACACACTATACGTCCACTCCTATCGCCAATTCTTCCGCGATTGCACCATTACAGGAACCATAGATTTCATCTTTGGTGACGCTGCAGCCGTGTTCCAAAACTGCCAAATGATAGTAAGAAAACCAATGGATAATCAAGCTTGTATGGTAACAGCACAAGGTAGAAAAGATCATCGCGGAGTTGGTGGAATAGTCATGCAAAATTGTCAAATTAAGGCCGAACACGATTTTCTTGCTGCTCAACCACCAATTAAAGCGTATTTAGGACGGCCATGGAAAGAATTTTCAAGAACAATAATTATGCAATCTGAAATTGATGGGTTTATTGCACCAGAGGGATGGTCACCTTGGGTTGGTAATTTTGCACTTGACACTTTGTTTTATGCAGAGTATCAAAATAGAGGTCCAGGTTCAATTACATATAGTAGGGTTAATTGGAAAGGTTACCAAAAGACAATTGCACCTCAGGTTGCTGCACAATTTAC